Proteins from a genomic interval of Verrucomicrobiota bacterium:
- a CDS encoding MoxR family ATPase: MEEIWGQSATRKQSEGPVSNWAQKVRAEVQKAIIGQRDVIDSLLIALLSDGHVLLEGMPGLAKTLLVNSLAKAVGVNFERIQFTPDLLPSDVVGTMVFQPTEGNFKVHLGPVFANIVLADEINRAPAKVQSALLEAMQEKQVTIGGETHQLPKPFLVMATQNPVEQEGTYPLPEAQADRFLFKIVVDYPTEEEELEMLQRWGQITQTPAVAAVSNGAEIMDLRKHVDAIHVAPEIERYVLALVRETRNTTNSQDGRRPLLAFGASPRATLALFQAGKAMAAMRGQNYVGPEIIQRVFYNVLRHRVGLTYEAEAEDLTPEHILSEILSKTAVPRALEQGIVHSK, encoded by the coding sequence ATGGAGGAAATTTGGGGCCAGTCGGCAACGCGAAAGCAATCGGAAGGTCCAGTCTCAAACTGGGCTCAAAAGGTCAGAGCGGAAGTGCAGAAAGCAATCATTGGCCAAAGAGATGTTATAGATAGTCTCTTGATAGCTTTGTTATCTGATGGACATGTTTTATTGGAAGGCATGCCAGGGCTTGCTAAAACTTTGCTTGTTAATAGTTTGGCGAAAGCGGTAGGTGTGAATTTTGAACGCATACAATTCACCCCGGATCTTCTGCCCTCAGATGTAGTAGGGACTATGGTTTTTCAGCCCACAGAGGGCAATTTTAAGGTCCATCTTGGGCCGGTCTTTGCAAACATAGTTCTAGCGGATGAGATCAACCGCGCTCCTGCTAAAGTTCAGAGCGCTTTGCTAGAAGCTATGCAGGAAAAACAGGTTACCATAGGTGGAGAGACTCATCAGCTACCAAAGCCCTTTCTAGTCATGGCTACTCAAAATCCAGTTGAACAAGAAGGAACTTACCCTTTGCCAGAAGCTCAGGCCGACCGATTTCTTTTCAAGATTGTTGTCGATTATCCTACGGAAGAAGAGGAGCTTGAAATGTTACAACGATGGGGTCAGATTACACAGACCCCGGCTGTGGCTGCCGTGTCAAATGGTGCAGAAATAATGGATTTGAGAAAACACGTCGACGCCATACACGTTGCACCCGAGATAGAGCGTTATGTTTTGGCGTTAGTGAGAGAAACCAGAAATACCACTAACTCGCAAGATGGAAGAAGACCGCTACTCGCATTTGGTGCTTCTCCTAGAGCCACGCTGGCCTTGTTTCAGGCAGGCAAAGCTATGGCTGCCATGCGGGGCCAAAATTATGTTGGCCCGGAAATTATACAGAGGGTCTTCTATAATGTGCTAAGGCATCGAGTGGGTCTTACCTATGAGGCTGAGGCGGAAGATCTTACTCCTGAGCATATACTTTCGGAAATACTCAGCAAGACGGCTGTGCCTCGAGCGTTGGAACAGGGTATCGTTCATTCCAAATAG
- a CDS encoding AI-2E family transporter yields the protein MVSKNFTLNQDATPGARFLLTVACLVIVVAGIKLAAPILIPIALGCFLSILSLPLVFWLKKKSVPSPLAILVAVLVDAAVVVVLLLLITTAIYNFQSRIGDYEQPLDELTKSSIEWLQDTGFPVTNYLSEEILESITFKDAISAQGIVQAIDPSAIFGVAHGAFAQVIALLSKTFFVSLIVIFLLAEAITFPDKLTFIFGKDSKVLPRFRTITQEIFQYLLIKTLASATTGILVGLGCWIIGLDFAILWGLIAFGLNYIPTIGSIVASIPAILLAIIQLGPGHALATLALYICINIFIGNFIEPMFLGKRLGLSTLVVVLSLVIWGWIWGPMGMLLSIPLTMILKIAMLNTPDFRWIATLISRWPVEKEHIEAKVRHSPLDAQTIQRVLRKPNTSR from the coding sequence ATGGTATCTAAAAACTTTACCCTAAATCAAGACGCTACACCAGGAGCTCGCTTCTTGCTAACGGTTGCATGTCTTGTAATCGTTGTCGCAGGCATTAAGCTAGCAGCACCCATTCTTATACCTATCGCGCTTGGTTGTTTTCTTTCAATCCTAAGTTTACCTTTAGTTTTTTGGTTAAAAAAGAAAAGCGTTCCATCACCATTAGCCATCCTTGTCGCAGTCTTAGTAGATGCTGCAGTCGTCGTAGTCTTACTGCTGTTGATTACCACAGCTATCTACAACTTTCAGTCTAGAATAGGGGACTACGAGCAACCTCTCGATGAGTTAACCAAGTCTTCTATTGAATGGCTGCAAGATACCGGATTTCCTGTCACCAATTACTTGTCCGAAGAAATACTAGAGTCTATCACATTTAAAGACGCTATTTCTGCCCAGGGTATCGTTCAAGCCATTGATCCGAGCGCCATATTTGGAGTAGCTCATGGCGCATTTGCTCAAGTCATTGCTCTACTGTCAAAGACTTTTTTTGTCTCGCTCATCGTGATTTTTCTATTAGCTGAAGCCATTACTTTTCCAGATAAATTAACCTTCATTTTTGGTAAGGATTCCAAGGTTCTTCCCAGATTTAGAACTATCACGCAAGAGATATTTCAATACCTATTGATTAAAACTCTTGCCAGTGCCACAACGGGTATCTTGGTTGGTTTGGGGTGCTGGATAATTGGCTTAGACTTTGCCATACTTTGGGGGCTTATAGCATTTGGATTAAATTACATACCAACCATTGGTTCCATAGTGGCGTCTATACCAGCAATCTTACTGGCTATTATACAGCTGGGACCCGGGCATGCACTTGCCACTTTAGCACTGTATATATGCATTAATATTTTTATAGGCAACTTTATCGAGCCCATGTTTTTAGGCAAAAGGCTAGGTCTTTCGACCTTAGTTGTCGTTTTGTCATTGGTCATATGGGGATGGATATGGGGCCCGATGGGAATGTTGTTATCAATACCGCTAACTATGATCCTCAAGATCGCTATGCTAAATACTCCCGACTTCCGCTGGATAGCCACTTTAATCTCTCGCTGGCCAGTAGAGAAAGAGCATATCGAAGCAAAAGTCCGTCACTCACCCTTGGATGCCCAGACCATACAACGCGTCTTGAGAAAACCTAATACCAGCAGATAA